The sequence AAGGGGTATTCCCCCTCTATTCCTCTTCCTTGGAGGGAAATGAGAAAAAAAGTGCGCTCGAAGCGGCAGGCGTACTAGTATCCTGCCGAAATTCTTCATTTGGAAACATCAAGAGCGACAGACTCCTAGACTCCAAGTTTAACTTAGCTTGTGGTCAAATCTCCGGGGTTCACTATACTAAGCGGAGCTACCCACCGACTTTAGCGACGTGCCAAAATTATTATATAGCTCTTGCGTAAGTAATCAAAGGCGGCATCCACACAAAGCATATCTCCACTCCCCCAACGGGGATGCAAATCACACCTGTTTTCCCTTGAAAATTCAAGGGGTGCAAAGAATGTGGCTATCTGGGTAAGCTTCTTTTGTTCCGGATGATAGACTAACAAATGGCTTTTCCGCTCCCGATCAGGATAAGTGTCGGTGAGAATAAGTTTGCCGTCAGGAGAATAAGAGGGATGTCCATCGCCGTAGCGGTCAAGCACTCCGGGAGCAAGGGGTGTAGCTTCAGCAGTATTGATATCCAGAAGGTAGTAGTGATCCCCCTGCTCCTTCGTTCTTCCATAGACTATCAAGGTCTGTTCGTCTTTCCAGGAGTAGTGAGAGATCATACGGCAATCCATGAGGAGCTTGATTTTGAAGGTTTTTGTGTCGCCTACATAGAGACGTGAATATTTTCCGGATTCTGCCAACCATCGGTGAATGAAAACGAAACAAGTGCCTTCCGGGGAGTACATGATATGGTTTACCTTATGCTGGGCTCCTTTCATCTCTGGCCGTGGATATTGATTGATCAACATCTCCAGCGAGAGTACAAGCTCAGCCTTACCTGTAGAGAGATTTACATGCCAAATGCCATCCTGATCCAAAGGCATATGAGGGGAAAAGTTCTCGCACTCTTGGCTATATCCGTATTCGGGTCTCAGGAGGGCAAGCCTTCGGTAGTTGAGAGTCAACGCCTCGTTTCCGTTGGGATGGAGGGTTTGTATGGGCCAGCGTATAATGCTGGAATCACCACTCTTTGCATGCACCATCCTGGAAACGAGTTGGGGATCTTCAAGATCGTTGAAAATGACATATTCGTCGTTTCTTCCCCTGACCCACTGAAGCATGCTCCCCTGTTGGTTATTCCAAGTTCGAGATTTTCCGATTAACCTCACCGAATGGTTCAGAGAATCGAAGAGCAGTATATCTACATCCCCGGAGTCATTGACCCGTTGAAAAACTGCCCGGGTCATATCTAAAGACCAGGGAGATTTATCGTAATAGCCGAAGAAAAGGGATCCCTCTTCTTCCGGTACTTCCGCCCACTCATAGACGTTCATGAGTGTACAGGAAGGATGGATAGAGTAGCGGAACTGCTTATCTACAAAAAAAAGATAGTTCATTCTTTGGTAGAGTGTTTTGATTTTCTTTTTTGCGGAAGGGTGTTTCTCCAGAAAACGAGCCATACTCTTTTCGATCTTTCCATATCTACCCATGGTGACATACCTTTTTCCTAGAAGAGGATTTACCAGGTTGGCGCAACAAACCGTAAATACATTGTACAATCCTTTTTGGCATCATCCGAACTGTGAAACGAAGTGTTACGGCTTTGAGGAACTCGAAGGTGTTGATAAAGCCAATCTTCTTCATGTAGGCAAAAACATACCGCTCATAGCGGAAGTAACCTAACCCTCTCCGCCTACCCATCAATTCAATACCGGCACGAACTTTCACCAAAATTTCTGGTATATTAGCAAAAATAAAGCCCATTGAAAGCATAGTCACCCACAGAACATAATCTTGGTTTTTTCGCATAGCCAAACTATACCCACCCGCTTGGAGAACCGCAGTTTTACGAAAAATCACACTCATATGATTCATGGGGTTTCGCGTTTTAGCCAAATTATATATATCCTGATGCTCCCCAGGGACATGACGCACCCCTAGTAAAACTGCAAGAGTTTCATCAAACTCAGCAATCCAGGAGCCTACCACATCGATATGGGGATTTTGCTTAAGAAAACCAATCTGTCTTTCCAAACGTTCGGGGAGCATTACATCATCCGTGTCCATGCGAGCAACCCAATGACACCGGCAATGTATAAGTCCCTCGTTGAGAGCCGCTGCAAGACCCTGGTTCTCTTTCAGAGGCACCCGCGCAAGCCTCTCTCCAAGTGTTTCTTGCCACGAATCCATTTCATTGTAAAGTTCTTCGGTGAGAGGGCCATCTTCCACCAGAATGATTTCTTCCGGCACGAACGTTTGCTCCGCAATGCTCCGAAGACATTTCTTAAGGTTGGAGGAGGATTCCATAGCATATACAGATATTAGTACTGAAACGCCAAAAGAAGAGCTCTCCATCATCTTTCCTCTCTTACCTTGCGTGTTATGTGTAATTCGAAGAATAGGGCTCCTTTAATTCTTCAGTGTGATTCTTAATTTTTTGGGTTCGTAGATTTTACTTTGCCCCTCTACTTCGCAACATTACTTCCATGGTCTTTAGAATGATCTGAAGATCGAGCAAGACCGATCTGCTCTTGATATAGTACAGATCATACTCCAGCTTTTTCTTTGTGTCTTCAACTGTCGCTGAATAAGGGTAATGGATCTGGGCCCAACCGGTGATGCCAACCTTCAGATTATGGCGAAGCCAGTAATAGGGAATCGCTTGGTTGTATTCGTCCACAAAATCGATTTGTTCGGGCCGGGGGCCGACGAGGCTCATGCGGCCGCATATGGCGTCCCAGAGCTGGGGGATCTCGTCGAACCTGAATTTCCTCAGAATGGCTCCGGACTTTGTGATCCGGTGCTGTTCGTCGTCCGCAAAGCGTGCTTTCTTGCCTCTGTTGGAGCCATTCATTGTGCGGAGCTTGTGGAGCTCCACCGGCTTCCCCTGGTACCCGATACGTTCCTGCTTGAAGAAGACGGGCCTTCCGGCTTCCAGCAGCACAGCAAGTGCTCCCAAGAGCAATACCGGAGAAAGCAGTACCAATACGATTGTCGAGACTACAAGATCGAAGGTTCGTTGCGCCTGTGTGGGACGGGCACATTGCAGCTTTGGTATGTAATAGGACGAAAAAACATCCAGCAATGGCAGGGGGATCCGTTTCAGTAGCTCTTCAACCAGTTGTGGCAAAAAAACGACTTGGTACCCCCTGCCCTGCAAGTTATGGAGCAGAAACGAGAGATTACGGTCTATTTCCGGCGTTGCGATTATTATGAGGTCGTACCCAGGGTTCGTTTCCAGTGCACTGTTGACCGCTTCCGCGGTGTCTTCGATTACCGTCTTTGTTTCCAGAAGACCTGGATGTTTTTGGGACATCTCAAAGAACAGTGGTTCCAGCTTCTCGTTGGTTCCAATCACCAGCGTCTGCTCAATCGGAGGCTTGCGGGTTCGGACGAGGAGCAACGCTGTGCCGTGGGTGACTGCGACGAAGAGCATCACTACAAATCCAACTAGGAGCAGATCGCCCCTGTTCACCCGAACGCTGGCCGTAACGAGCAGCAGGAACAATCCTCCCGCTATCTCGCCGAAAAGGCTGCCGGTGAGGACCCGGACCAACAGCTCCGACATTGCGCAATCCCGGCTGAGGTCGAAGGCACGGAAGGCGTAAAGCCCTAGAAGCAGGGTGATCCAAAAGAGGCCGTACTGCAAGGCAAGGGGCACAGTGTGCAAAATGTGACCGGTTATCCAGACCACCGCCAGCAGATAGACCAGGCAATCGACGAGAAAAAGGGTCCGTTTGATTGTCCGGAGGAATCGCGTGCTTTTGGTCATTGTCACGTCGCTTTCCCTTGTCGTACAGGTGTGTTCATCAGGTCGCTATTCGGCCTTGGAGTGCGCATTGAAGCTGCTCTTTCCGCTGCTGGATGAAGGCCTCGATGCCTGCCGGTGCTCTGCCCAGGAAACCTGTAAGCCTGCTGACATCAGCCCGGGAATGCCGGATATCTCCGGGACGTTCCGCTTCGTACTGGATGGCCTGGTACTGCTGCTGGTGCTGCTCCCCGGCCATGGTGTTCAGCATGCCGGCCAGTTCGTTGAGGGAGATCTGTCTTCCCGTGCCGACGTTGATCACCTCGCCACCCTCGATATGCCTGTGGAGGGCGAGCTGGATATTGATCCGGGCGACCTCGGCGACATGGATAAAGTCCCGCGTCTGTTCTCCGTCACCGTAAATGACAGGCGGTTTGCCCTGCCGTATCCGGGCCTGCCACCTGGGGATGACCGCTGCGTAGGGGCCGTTCGGGTCCTGCCGTGGACCGAAGACATTGAAATACCGTAATCCCACGGTGTCCACCCATCCTATGCGGCTGTAGAGCTGAGCGTACTCCTCGTTCACGCGCTTGCTCAGACCGTAGGGGGTCAGCGGCGCCGTGGCATGGGATTCGCTCTTCGGCTGGTAGGGCGTATCCCCATACACGGCACTCGAGGAGGCATAGAGCACTCGCCGGACGTCTGCGTTACGTGCGGCCTCCAGGAGATTGGCGAAACCCTGGACATTCACCCCGCAGGTCTCCCGGGGTGATTCCAGCGAGGCTGGGACGGAGACGACGGCGGCGTGGTGGAGGATGTAATCCACACCTTCCACGGCTTCGCGGCAGGCCTGGGCATCCCTGATGTCGCCCTCCTGAAAGGTGAACAGGCCGGTATGTTGCGAGCCCGCTTCGGCGATTGCCTGCTGGAGGTTCTCCTGCTTTCCGGAAGTGAGATTGTCGAGTCCATGGACACGCTGCCCCGCTTTGAGAAGCTGCTCGACAAGGTGGGACCCGATAAAGCCGGCAGCGCCGGTGACAAGCCACGTATATTGGTGTTTTTGCAAAGCTTCCGGGATAGACACCGATTGGCGTTCCACGCTCTCTCCCACCTCCTTACTCTCTATACCCGTTTTTTGCGCAGCCGCAGGGCGTCTCGGAGCTGCTGCATCTTCTGGGCGCGTTCGGGGTCCCTGGATGCGTTTCTGGTGAACTCGCGGATGAAGGCCATGAAGGTGGCCAGGAAGAAGCCCAGCACCGTTGCAAGGACCACCATGAGTTTGCGTTTCGGTTTGCTGCGCTGCTCCGGCGGTACGGCCTCGTCCAGGACCTGGATGATCGAGGGGTCGCGGGCTTCGGCCATCCGGGCGCCTTCGTACTGCTTGACGAGCATCTGGTAGAGCGTCTCGTTGAACCTGTTGTCCCGCAGGATGCGGAGGTACTCCAGCCGGCGCTCGGGGAGCTTCTGGAGCGACAGCTCCGTCTCCGAGGTGTAGACACCCTCCTCCTCGGCGGCCTGGGTCTCCAGCTGGCGGAGCTGTTCGCGGAGGCCTTCCAGCTCGGCCTGGAGCCTTTTCACCTGCGGATTGCGAGCGGTGGCGAAGGTGGGGGCTCCTTCGAGCTGGACCTCCTTGGCGGCGATCTGGGCGCGGAGCTCGGCGATCTGCTCCATCAGCTTCGTGGCCTGTTCGCCGGGTTCGACGATGCCGGTGCGCTGCTGGTACTCCTTGAGGCGCTCCTCGGACTTGAGGAGATCCAGCTGTACCTGCTTGAGCTGCTGTTCCAGAAAGAGCCGCTGCTGGCTGGACTCGGTGAGCGACAGGCGCTTGGCGACGTCGCGGATCTCGGCGACGAAGGCGTTGGCCATCTCCGCAGCCAGCTCCGGGTCATTGTCGTTGACGGAGATGGTGATGACGCCGGTTTCCTCGTCCTGTGTCGTGGATACCTTTTCGGACAAAACCCTTCTTGCGGCTGCTTTGCTTTCGGATTCATAGTATTGGACAAGTTCAAATTTGTCAACCATATTGTTTAACACCGAACGGCTTTTGGCGATGGCGAGGATCATGCCGCCCGTGCCGCCGCCCATGTTCATGGCGAAGTCCGGCACGTTCATCTGGGCCAGCATGGCGGCGGTCCGGCTGCCGCCGTCGCTGGGCGAGATGAGGCGTGTGTTGGCGGTGTAGACAGGCGTGACGATGAGGCTGTAGACGGCGGTGAGCGCGGCGAAGCCGAAGGTGACCCAGAAGATCAGCTTCTTGTTGCGGGCGAAGACGAGGAGGAGGTCCAGGAGGTCGATCTCGTCTTCGTCCTGCTCCACGTACTGCCGGTCGATGGGGTACTGCTCCTGCCGCTCTTTCAGTTCGTGGTCCTGCTGGTGGTCGTTGGTGCGGTCGGTCACGGGTGTCACGCCTTTCTAGTCGAGCACGTTGGAGACAGCCGAGAGGCTGACGGCGATCTTGTAGATGATGTCCACCACGTCTTTGGTGTGGCGGATGTTTTTGAGCGGATCCAGCTTGTCGGGCACGATGATGGTGTCGCCTTCCTGTGCGATGATCGGGCGGCGCCCCTTGTAGGCCCGCTGGGCGGAGCCGTCGGGGTGGACCACGTAGGTGCGGGCCCGGTCGGCGGTGGAAAGATAGCCGCCGGCGGCGTCCACATAGTGCCGGAAGGTCCGTTCGGGGCGGTAGA is a genomic window of Synergistales bacterium containing:
- a CDS encoding glycosyltransferase, translating into MMESSSFGVSVLISVYAMESSSNLKKCLRSIAEQTFVPEEIILVEDGPLTEELYNEMDSWQETLGERLARVPLKENQGLAAALNEGLIHCRCHWVARMDTDDVMLPERLERQIGFLKQNPHIDVVGSWIAEFDETLAVLLGVRHVPGEHQDIYNLAKTRNPMNHMSVIFRKTAVLQAGGYSLAMRKNQDYVLWVTMLSMGFIFANIPEILVKVRAGIELMGRRRGLGYFRYERYVFAYMKKIGFINTFEFLKAVTLRFTVRMMPKRIVQCIYGLLRQPGKSSSRKKVCHHG
- a CDS encoding sugar transferase, translated to MTKSTRFLRTIKRTLFLVDCLVYLLAVVWITGHILHTVPLALQYGLFWITLLLGLYAFRAFDLSRDCAMSELLVRVLTGSLFGEIAGGLFLLLVTASVRVNRGDLLLVGFVVMLFVAVTHGTALLLVRTRKPPIEQTLVIGTNEKLEPLFFEMSQKHPGLLETKTVIEDTAEAVNSALETNPGYDLIIIATPEIDRNLSFLLHNLQGRGYQVVFLPQLVEELLKRIPLPLLDVFSSYYIPKLQCARPTQAQRTFDLVVSTIVLVLLSPVLLLGALAVLLEAGRPVFFKQERIGYQGKPVELHKLRTMNGSNRGKKARFADDEQHRITKSGAILRKFRFDEIPQLWDAICGRMSLVGPRPEQIDFVDEYNQAIPYYWLRHNLKVGITGWAQIHYPYSATVEDTKKKLEYDLYYIKSRSVLLDLQIILKTMEVMLRSRGAK
- a CDS encoding SDR family NAD(P)-dependent oxidoreductase, which encodes MSIPEALQKHQYTWLVTGAAGFIGSHLVEQLLKAGQRVHGLDNLTSGKQENLQQAIAEAGSQHTGLFTFQEGDIRDAQACREAVEGVDYILHHAAVVSVPASLESPRETCGVNVQGFANLLEAARNADVRRVLYASSSAVYGDTPYQPKSESHATAPLTPYGLSKRVNEEYAQLYSRIGWVDTVGLRYFNVFGPRQDPNGPYAAVIPRWQARIRQGKPPVIYGDGEQTRDFIHVAEVARINIQLALHRHIEGGEVINVGTGRQISLNELAGMLNTMAGEQHQQQYQAIQYEAERPGDIRHSRADVSRLTGFLGRAPAGIEAFIQQRKEQLQCALQGRIAT